The DNA sequence tattttaaaatagttttatattaaaatgaaatgttagtgagaatgagttagcaTAATGTGAGGTCTACTATAAAAACAGTATAAGTGAAAGGTGATAAATCTTTGAaacggacgaaaatagaattaagtggcaaatttttagggacggaggtacgttactccctccatcaccTCGTTAGTGCATGATGCTTGGGTGACGGGATGCTTGTTGCATTGCGTCCTCTCCCGTCTCTTTCCTCCGGAACGGCAAATAGCTTTCCCACAATCAATAACTTAAAACTATAGGATTCTATCAATCAATAAGgttagggctggggaaaaataccgaaattcTGAAATACCGGTcttatcgtattgaaaaaataccgaaaataccgaattttcggtaaaccgtgactttcggtacggtatgataccttaccgaaagattccggtaaggtaacggtatgaattttcaaataccgcggtataccgctgcataccgaaattcggtatataccgtaaattaaggtatatatcgtaaactaaggtatataccgcaaaaatataaacacaattttatataaaatattttttatatatttttaaattataaaatctattgtgaaatataaatataattatgaataaattatatttaatttattttcaaaattatacaatataaataatattctaaaaactctaattttctattttaattgatgttgaaagtcaggtataccgcaaaagtaaggtataccgaacttcggtacggtataccgaaaatgaggtacggtaTTGGTATGGAAAGTCATCATatcgaaaataaggtataccgaagtccggtataccgaaaattttggtaaggtaaaggtatgactttttcgcataccgtatttacgataaggtatacggtatggtggtttcggtaaggtataccgtacctacccacccctaaATAAGGTTGCTGGCCTCTGCCCCAcaatcataaatatttatctataACTTTCCCGTATACTTTCATTAGCTGTCTAAGAAAGCATATTGGGATCTCGAAGAGATACGGATTTGAATTTTACACGAataacaaaatccaaaaaatatcaacctATACACGGCTCTAAGAGGTCTAGCAATCAATATTGGTGCCCCACAATCATCAATCAAAACCACTTCCACTCTCAAATAATTGccaaaaaatcagaaaattcaCCCCAACAAGTAACAACATGACTTCCGATTCCGACCAACAAAATCTCCGACCACCGCCGCATGTTCTGATTTTCCCGATGCCGGTGCAGGGCCACCTCAACTCCATGCTAAACCTCTCCCATCTCTTCTGCCTAGCCGAATTCGACGTCACCTTCATCATCTCCGACTTCAGCCACCGCCGTCTCCTCCAGCACACCACCGTTGCCTCCACCTTCGCCCGCTACCCGGGATTCCAGTTCCGGACCTTCCCCGATGGCCTCCCCGAAGACCACCCCCGCAGCGGCCACAGAGCCATGGAGTTCATGTCTTCTGTCAAGAACGTCACAGTCCCTCTCTTCAAGGAAATGATGATCCAAGAAAACTTCTTGGCTTCCGCCACCCGTCGCCCGGTTACCTGCTTCCTTGCTGACGGTCTGCTGAGTTTCGCCGCCGACTTTTGCGAAGAGAATGGACTTCCTTTAATCTGCTTCCGAACTGCCACCACTTCCTACTTTTGGGCTCTCTTCCGTTTCCCTCAGCTTCTTCAAGCTCAAGAAATTCCTTTCCAAGGTTAATTagactaaattttaatatttcctccatttcatattaattcacacgaattttaagaaatataaagaaaagttggtgtaacaatttaattgaaaaggtTCGATGCATAgacaaatccaaacatcatAATTTCCAGctgatttttaaagttatgtgacgaatataaaatttgaatttgacaTATATTCTATTCTCATTAATCTTCTGCAAAATATATCTAACTCCGTAGTTTCTAAATGCTTTTGCAGGAAAGTCGATggataaattaattgaaagcATACCAGCAATGGAAGGTTTCCTACGGAAGCGTGACTTGCCGAGTTTCTACCGTGTCGACGACCTAAATGACCCCGTTCTCAAGGAAGTTATAGCTGTAACGATGCTGATTAAGAGGGCACAAGTCGCCATATTCAACACCTGTGAAGAATTAGAGGGGCAGATAGTTGCAGAGATACGAAAACACGTGCCAAGAGTTTTCTCCATCGGTCCAATCCATGAGCAAGTGAAATACAGACTGACAGAGAAGAAGGCGGAGTCCTCCATCATCACGGCCAGCCTATGGGAGGAAGACCGGAGCTGCATCAATTGGCTGGACATGCAGGCGCCTAAATCCGTTATCTATGTGAGCTTTGGGAGCTTAGCACTTGTGACGAGAGATCAAGTGTTAGAGCTCTTGCACGGCTTGCTCGACAGTTCGCACAGGTTTTTGTGGGTCATGAGGCCGGATTCCATCACCGGGAGCGACGGAGAGGATCCAGTTCCGGCTGAATTAAAGGAACATGTTAAAGGGAAGGGTTTGTTGGTGGAGTGGGCCCCACAGGAGAATGTGCTCAACCACCCTGCAGTTGGGGGATTTCTGACGCACAGTGGATGGAATTCGACTCTCGAGAGCATTGCTGCTGGCGTGCCAATGGTGTGCTGGCCTTATTTTGCGGACCAAACGACGAATAGTAGGTTTGTGAGTGAGGTTTGGAAGATCGGATTGGATATCAAAGACACTTGTGATAGAAAGACTATTGAGAAGGCAATTAGGGATTTGATGGAAGTGAGAAAAGATGAGTTTATTGAAAGGGCTGAAAATTTGGCCAAACTTGTGAAAATGACTGTTAGTGAAGGGGGTTCGTCGTATAATAATCTAGATGGCCTAATTCAGTATATCAAGTCGTTGGTGATATGGTTATGTATTGCCAATGGTATTAATTGGTATTGAGTAATAGTCAGGGTGCAATTGGACTGTATATAAgtatgaaaaattatgaatagtACCTAGCGGATGACTCAACATTATTGTACCACATATTAATTTCAACTCTTATTGTGTTATGATATGTGGAACTCACTGAAAGAGAGATTATCCAAAGTTCAAAACACATGATGCATTGAGTGGCAGGCTGACAGCTAATGTATATTCGTCATTGAGATTAGTGGCCGATCAGGGGTGGGAGGGGCTGCCGAACCCCTTAACCTACCGGAATTTCTCCATGATGGCTAGGGGTAGgcaaaaaattagaaaattcaatATCCGAACCGATCCGAGccaaattgatttttttttttttaatttaggttcagtacaattttttttagaaaattttgatttttggtttaatttggTTCGACTACatgaaaaaacaaagcaaaactaaaacaagattttttcatattatatgAAAAGCTAAAAGTTCAAGTTGACAAAgtgaaaaacaatttaaatgtgtcatttttcactgttaaaataaatgtagCACACACTAtatgatatttgaatttttagatATTGTTAAACAATTTTGGTTTGGTTCAGTGTTTGTTGTTCGgtttttgtgtgtttgttgttcggtttttgtttttaggaatgtttgatttttcagttcagtttaattttgaaaaaacacCGAATTGAGAACCGAATGTTTACTCTTCATTCCCTTTCAGCGTCGCCACGATGAAGaagatttgttttattttaagttttccACAAGCGGCCCATTCCATAACAACACTTTACCAAGAGCCCAATTAAGTGTCCAACCAAGTCCAAACCAACCCAAGTACCCaatgtgacatccctaactcAAAATATGCctctatattataaattagttttaaatattacatgtataatttaaatatgtgtGCTTGAAGAGAAAATGTGCATgaaatatactatttataaAGGCATGtgtttaaatatgaaattttagcTAAAGAAATAAgctataatatatatattcctCATTTATTATCAtacgtgtatatatataggaaaatgAATCAAAAGTTGTTTTGGAAATAAGTCAAacatttatgtatattttctaTAGAAATGAATAGCATATATTACTAATGGAGAGGAAATTACAGTAGAAACATATGAAAGGATAATTTTAAactatagtatattatttttccatgCAATGTCATCATAGTAAATATTGGTGCTACAAACACGTATTATAATCGAGCAACTAAGTGGCAATCATACAAATATTTGagataaagataataaaaccttttcaCACGTCAGTTGACTTCTTATTGAAATGTATAGCCATactttgtgaaaaaaaagagagacgGGGGAAAGGAGTGTATAAGAAGATAGATTCGTtagaagtataaaaaaaaaaaagaaaaaaaagagaggagaacaaaataaaatcaggGATTGTTTTACTCGAAGAAACATTTTAATTGGATTGAGTATTGTAGATCACAATCAGAGCTTGATTAGATTATCCGACGTAATCAGGTGGGTGTAAATCActcttttgattttatatgcGTTATATGATCGATTTCAATATTGGTGTTGAGAGTTTGgattacataatttatatCAGATACATTTATacgttatttgatattgatgatgAAATATGATATGGATATATGATAGCTGTAATGGATATGTTTTTCATAAGACATCAGAGTTTTTCAAAAGCAtatgattaaagaggatctgtgacaGTCTTGCCCTggatctgaaaaaaaaatatagagggaccttcgggtcatagagggacctatgagtccaattacagagggaccttcgggtcaaatacagagggaccaatgagtccaattacagagggaccttTGGGTCATAGAGGAATCCAGGCAGATTTCaggcttgatttgtcacagaataataaattcaatagAGAGGCATATGCATCGAGATATGGAATTGTTGATTGAGATATGGAATTGTTGGGgatatttaatgtttttggTTATATGGATTGAATTAGAAGTTTTTGTAATTATAGTATGTTGATGGTGatgtaattaatatatgcatatggatatgaaattgtttatgatatttgttgtatattgtgtatgattatatttgttgttttgtaagaaaattaagaaagggtaaagtaagagagacgaaaaagtagagataatgttgcttctattttgggaaacgtttcttttcaaatgagacaaagagaatatttataaattataaatgtgtaCGTCGGAGGGGTTGAGGTGTTACACCCAACACATGGAATATTTTTGCTAAATGTCTTCCAAAAACTTTTGTCCCTAAAAAACCCACCTATAATTTGGAACCCTCTTCTCCTCCAAAGTCCAAACTAAAGATGACAATCCGATACGATGATCCGATAAGAATCCGCACGAAGTTAACCTGATATGAACACGTACATTTATGATTTGGGTTCTTATAGAGTCGACCTAATAAGAACCCGAAGATTTCAGGTTGGGTTGGGTCGGGTTAGGGTCATATAATATCATGTTTTGATTGTTATCGCGTTCTgtcaaattataatattgtaCAGTAACTAACTATCACTAACAGAAGGCTGACATTTTTCTGGATGACATGATGATCCGCACGAATCCAACACGAATCTGTTGGGTTGGGACTCGATAAGAATCTGATGATTTCAGGATGGGTTGGGATTGACCTTATTGGGTTGGGTCAATAACGTGTTGACCCGATAACTACCCAATCCGCACGATTTGATAGCACTCCTCTAAAACACAGAAGtcacaaaaatcataaataactTTAGCATTGATTTTATATAACCAAGTCACTGTTGCCATTTTTATTTCTACGTTTGAATtacaatcatatttttaatatttagtgaataatgtTAGAACCCATTATACATACTACCAAATCATTTATCCACCATTCCAAGCCTATTAAATGATACTACTGTTACTGTGTTTTTGAATTacacatgcgaaatagaaacaaaaatgagTAAAAGACAGAGATCTAGAGGAGAGGGAAAACTGCAGGTTTTAATATTAGTGGCCCtcaatcataaattaaaacaagtTCCTATCTCAtgctcccttcgttccataataatagagttattttgccattttgatacgttccatagtaatagagtcatttcactttttagtaaaagtcaacatatttctccacacatactttactctctcttacttttttctctcttcatctctctaccttttccattattcactttttacttaactcacctaacacaaattttcttaatctccgtgccgaaaagttttgccttcattattatggaacggagggagtataacgtTAATTTTAGTCTACTTTTAGTCTATTACACTcgcaaataaatttatgacatGAATATCGACCTAATTTTTATCTAACACGTGTCCTAAAGTTAGGAATCTAGCGATCAATAGTGGTGGCtctaaatcataaattaaaacaagtTCCCTTCTTATATAATTACCTAATAGTAGTATCAGGAAATTTATCAGCAAGAAGATGAGTTCCGTTTCCGACCAACAAAATCTCCGGCCACCGCCGCATGTTCTGATTTTCCCAATGCCGTTTCAGGGACACCTCAACTCGATGCTAAACCTCTCCCATCTCTTCTGCCTAGCCGAATTCGACGTCACCTTCATCATCTCCGACTTTAGccaccgccgcctcctccaGCACACCACCGTCGCTGCCACCTTTGCCCGCTTCCCGGGATTCCAGTTCCGGGCCTTCCCCGATGGCCTCCCCGAAGACCACCCCCGCAGTGGCAGCAAAGCCAAGGAGTTCAAGTCTTCCGTCAATAACGTCACAGTCCCTCTCTTCAAGGAAATGATGATCCAAGAAAACTTCTAGGCTTCCGCCACCCGTCGCCCGGTTTCCTGCTTGGTCGCCGACGGTGTGCTGAATTTCGCCGCCGACTTTTGCGAAGAGAATGGACTTCCGCTCATCTACTTCTGAACTGCCACCACCTCCTTCTTTTGGTCTCTTTTCCGTTTCCCTCAGCTCCTTGAAGCTAAGGAAATTCCTTTCGGAGGTCAGATAATATACACTTTTCGGGTTGGCcgtcaaaattaatttacgaTTGTGCACGTAATTTGgatttcttaaattaaaaacttcatattttttaaaaacagactaataaaaaaatagttgatgTATCTTTGAAACGAATAGAGTAACAAAGATAGTCTTCTATTcaatctataatattttaactaaaaatatttttttatctttcttatattttactaactttgcattttaattataagtcAAATAACGAAAAACTATGATTAGTGTCCAAAATCAggacaaaaaatttaacatatactccatataacatGCATGTCCTAATTCTCTTCGTGAAGTACTATATAACATCGTATAACTCCGTGACAATGCGATGCATATATGATTTGCCTAATGTTGTTTCcatctgatttttttaattgcgtAATAgactaaaattttatataccattacaatatatacttcattatttttcatacaATTTGCCCTATTACATACTCCATATTCTAATTCCATAAGTCTAACTCTTTAGTTTGTTAAGTTTTTCGTAGGAAAATCGATggataaattaattgaaagcATACCAGCAATGGAAGGTTTCCTACGGAAGCGTGATTTGCCGAGTTTCTACCGCGTCGATGACATAAACGAACCCAGTTACAGAGATACAGAAACACGTGCCAAGAGTTTTCTCCATCGGTCCAATCCACGAGCAAGTGAAATACAGACTGATGGAGAAGAAGGCGGAGTCCTCGATAATCACGGCCAGCCTATGGGAGGAAGACCGGAGCTGCATCAATTGGCTGGGCGCGCAGTCGCCTAAATCTGTCATCTATGTGAGCTTTGGGAGCTTAGCACTTGTGACGAGAGAGCAAGTGTTATAGCTCTTGTACGGTTTACTCGACAGTTCGCATAGGTTTTTGTGGGTCATGAGGCCGGATTCCATCACTGGGAGCGAGGAAGAGGATCCAGTTCTGGTGGAATTAATGGAATGTGTTAAAGAACAGGGTTTCGTTGTGGAGTGGGCCCCACAAGAGAAAGTGCTCAACCACCCTTCAGTTGGGGGGTTTCTGACGCACAGTGGATGGAATTCAACTCTTGAGAGCATTGCTGTTGGCGTGCCAATGGTGTGCTGGCCTTACTTTGCGGACCAAACGACGAATAGTAGGTTTGTGAGTGAGGTTTGGAAGATCGGATTGGATATCAAAGACACTTGTAATAGAAAGATTATTGAGAAGGCAATTAGGGATTTGATGGAAGTGAGAAAAGATTAGTTTATTGAAAGGGATGAAAATTTGGCTGAACTTGTGAAAATGACTGTTAGTAAAGGGGGTTCGTCGTATAATAATCTAGATGAcctaattcaatatataaagtcGTTGGTGATATAGTTATGTTTTGACAATGGTATTAATTGGTATTCCGTAAGAGACAGGTGCAATTGTGcagtatattagtatttgaaatGTTTATGAATAGTACCTAGTGGATCACTAAAGAtaatattgtactccctccatttatttatagttgaggcgaaacttttttGCACGGACTTTTAGAAAGGAATATTGGTTGtgctaaataaatagataaaaaagtaaaagaaaggaaaaggtGTTGAATGAAGATTGCTGACTCATAATTGACGGCTCAAGCTTATCGTGACTTAGTCTTTGTTAGTTTTCAGCATTCCTATTTCTTAGCTAGTATTGTTTAGATAGTGTTCCTGATTGTTAGCTATATATGGTGGTGTTTGTGATCGTTTTgttatcaaagaaaaaaaaagggcaaATCATTGAAAAAAAGCTTGTATGTTGGAGAATAGAATGTTTGTTGCGAATGTAAATGTTGTCGCTCTTGTTTTAAAGGCGTCGGGTTGTGGCATTTACGATATGGGCATCTAGCCAATGGATTGAAGCTTTGAAATATGGTTCAGGGGTGCCTAAAATTGATGAGTTTATGTGAAGGATGTATCTATGAAAAAACGAGGAAATCCTTTCCTAGTGGTGTATCATGGAGACCCCTTTTTGTCGGCTTTCATCGAGTGGGGGCCCTACAAATGGTGATTGGTGGAagtggattttttttaaattatgatgatTATATGTAAAAGTTGCAGCACCATTTTGGGACGGGGAATGGTGTGGGGAAGGAAAATGCCCGTTGTAGAGATGGGAACTGTTGGCGGCTTTCCCCCCCGACTCTTGTGGGGGGAAAACTTTGCTTTTCCccgtatttttttaaattttatctcctaaaaaaaatttttcaaaaatcgCACACCTTTGAAGTTTGGGGGAGGTGGGGGTGAGCCTCAAAGgttttttgatgaaaaacaTCTTTGGTGGGCCCCAAACATGTGAAACTTGCCAAATGAAAAAGGTTATTTCATTGGGTATTCCTCACCCAAAGCATATAACTTTAAACCTCTTTGTGGAAAAGTTATTATAGGATGTCACTTTCATGGTCGGTTGGGATTGGGAGAGCAACGATGATTCTATATCTCTTCCCATTTGAACTCAGTGATGCGGTTGGTGTAATTCCCCCACAGCCCCCTCCGAATTCACCACAAAACCCCCATAAACTCACCAAATACTACTCGAATCCCCCCAAACCCTATAAACCCTAAACAAATACCCCCTTAATAGTTGTTTTCTTAAAACCCCCTCACTATGGTCTCGCTTGAACTTTATGAGAATGTACTTTTGCTCTTATGGTTGGGACCCAAATCGGTTCCATGATGGAATTTTATGTGATAATCGATCAGATGTTGAGATTGCAGAGAATCCAGTTATGCACGGGAAAACGAAGCACATCGATATTAAGTTTCACTTCATAAGAGATTTGATTAATGAAGGGGTATCTCTTCGAAGTTTTGCAGCAGCGTTGAGAATTTGGCTGATATTTTCACCAAGTCGTTGTCTTCGGAGAAGCATGTCAAGTTCAGAAATATGCTCGGAGTGTGCAATTATGAATCAAGGGGGAGTGTTGAATGAAGATTGCTGACTCATAATTGACAGCTCAAGCTTATCGTGACTTAGTCTTTGTTAGTTTTCAGCATTCCTATTTCTTAGCTAGTATTGTTTAGCTAGTGTTCCTGATTGTTAGCTATTTTTAGTTAAGATATTTTGCACGTTGTGTTCTTAGAGGGCTTATAAATAGCACCTCATTTTAGTGGAATAAATAAGTCACTTTGAGTCATCTTCTGATATACGTTCAACatacaaatattttctttcttttgtgtTCTTCACTTTCTAGTTCCAacaaaaggtagagagaataaagtatgaagtgaataaagtagagaaaataaattaagagagaaaagtaagaaagagtaaaaagttaccatatatagaaatgactcaactacgaAGGAACTTTcgtaaatggaaaaatgactcaactatgaagaaacgaagggagtaccaCATAATGATTTCAACTCCCATTGTGTTATGATATGTGGAACTTACTCACAGAGAGATTATCCAAAGTTCAAAACACATGATGCATTGAGTGGCAGGCTGACAGCTAATGTATGTTCGTCATTGAGATTAGTGGTGGATCCGGTGAGAGGGGCTGCCGAACCCTGATAAGCACTTACCCCTTAACCTACCAGAATTTCTCCATGATGAAAAACCAAAGTAAAACTAAAaccagattttttttatattatatgaaaaGCTAAAAGTGCAAGTTAACAAAgtgaaaaacaatttaaatgcgtgtcatacacaaattgctctattttttttggacagatggagtatcatttacaaaggattgatatttttttggatgacacGATAATCCGCACAAATCTGATATGAATCTGTTGGGTTGGGATTCGATAAGAAACTGCTCATTTCAGGTTGGGTTGGATCTATAACGGATTGAACCGATAACTACCCAATCCACAATATTTGACGGCCCTCCTCCAAAACACAGAAGtcacaaaaatcataaataattttattagcatTGATTTTATATAACCAAGTCATtgttaccattttttatttctacttttgagttacaatatatttttaatatttagtgaataatgtTAGAACCCATCGTACATACTACCAAATCATTTATCCACCATTCCAACCCTATTAATCATGCACTTATGATACTACTGTTAttgtgtttttgaattatacacgcgaaataaaacaaaaattagtaaaagacAGAGATCTAGAGGAGAGGGAAAACCGCACgtacatttaaaataaatgagttttaatattAGTGGCTCTCcatcataaattaatacaaGTTCCTCTCCGATATAATGTTATTgcacatttaattttagtctactatataattgtatacactcccaaataaaattttcacatGAATATCGacctaatttttaattaacaagTTCTCCTtctatatactccttccgttgaaaatttgtgacttttttcctttttcgtccattcctaaaaatttgtcacctttcacttttaccatatttggtagtggaccttacattccactaactcattctcactcacattttattttaaaattaatactccctccgtcccattaaatatgcaacatttacttttcggcacaagattttatgtagtgttgttttatgagttaacgaagagagaataaagtaagagagaagaaaaagtagagagcatattgtttccatttttagaaacgtttcatttttaatgggacagacttccatttctaataggacagagggagtatataaaagtaggacccacatgccactaactttttcaaacgactttctattatatttcttaaactcaTGTTGGGTCAAATGATGCCAAATTTTAagagacgaagggagtagtactaaCCTAATATGATGAAATTTAGCTGTCCAAGAAAGAATATTGGGATATTGAAGATatagatttgaattttaaaacccaaaaatatCAACCTATACATGGCTGTAAGAGGTCCAGCAATCAATATTGGTGCCCCACAATCATCAATTAAACCACTTCTACTCTCAAATAATTGCTCAGAAAATTCACCCCAACACTTGAACTGCAGTAACAACATGATTTCCGACTCCGACCAACAAAATCTCCGACCATCGCCGCATGTTCTGATTTTCCCGATGCCGGTGCAGGGCCACCTCAACTCCATGCTAAACCTCTCCCATCTCTTCTGCCTAGCCGAATTCGACGTCACCTTCATCATCTCCGACTTCAGCCACCGCCGTCTCCTCCAGCACACCCTATGAGAGAACGGGGGCAGTATAAAATTGatgtataaaattagtacccacattccactaactttttccactcatttaccactatatttcttaaaatcgtgttaaataaattggtGCCAATTAATGtgggacaaatggagtattgtaatatttcctccatttcaaattaattgaatacttattttttactGAAATATTTCAAGTTAATTACATTtacttattcttttttaaaaaaaatcaatatatttaatctcttaataaactatatttattcaattattactTATATCTATTTAATTGCTATGTcataaaaatggtaaagtttgattaaattctaattcgttctgaaattctgaaaaatcatgaaattttcatttgttttccATTATAGACACTGTATTATTGATGTTTTGAACaatgcatatttttaagaCATCGTTAAACACACATGTGGCAacattttcatataatttcacaGCTGTCATGAAATATTATATCAGaagttttaatcaatttggAGTGGGCCCCGTAGTATAAGTGTCAGGAAGAAAGTGTTAACAAATCCAAACGTAGTGGATTTTCCAGCtgagatttaaaatttcaagacatatcaaaatttaaattttacctATATTAAATTCTAATCTCTTAAATCTTctgcaaaatatttttctaactATGTAGGAAAATCAATGGATGGATTAATTGAAAGCATACCGGGAATGGAAGGTTTCATAAGAAGGCGTGACTTGCCGAGTTTTTACCGTGTCGATGACCTAAACGACCCCATTCTCAAGGACATTGTAGCTGTAACGATGCTGATTAAGAGGGCGCAAGTTGCCATATTCAACACTTGTGAAGATTTAGAGGGGCATATAGTTGCAGAGGTA is a window from the Salvia hispanica cultivar TCC Black 2014 chromosome 1, UniMelb_Shisp_WGS_1.0, whole genome shotgun sequence genome containing:
- the LOC125202198 gene encoding 7-deoxyloganetic acid glucosyl transferase-like, which translates into the protein MTSDSDQQNLRPPPHVLIFPMPVQGHLNSMLNLSHLFCLAEFDVTFIISDFSHRRLLQHTTVASTFARYPGFQFRTFPDGLPEDHPRSGHRAMEFMSSVKNVTVPLFKEMMIQENFLASATRRPVTCFLADGLLSFAADFCEENGLPLICFRTATTSYFWALFRFPQLLQAQEIPFQGKSMDKLIESIPAMEGFLRKRDLPSFYRVDDLNDPVLKEVIAVTMLIKRAQVAIFNTCEELEGQIVAEIRKHVPRVFSIGPIHEQVKYRLTEKKAESSIITASLWEEDRSCINWLDMQAPKSVIYVSFGSLALVTRDQVLELLHGLLDSSHRFLWVMRPDSITGSDGEDPVPAELKEHVKGKGLLVEWAPQENVLNHPAVGGFLTHSGWNSTLESIAAGVPMVCWPYFADQTTNSRFVSEVWKIGLDIKDTCDRKTIEKAIRDLMEVRKDEFIERAENLAKLVKMTVSEGGSSYNNLDGLIQYIKSLVIWLCIANGINWY